The proteins below are encoded in one region of Coriobacteriia bacterium:
- a CDS encoding ABC transporter substrate-binding protein — MELRNRPLTRRQFVEFAGLTGVAALSSGALWGCAAKSGDSGSAAFNIDNADWSAIVAEAKGKSVSFYGWGGDENRNKWLDTTVTDALKKDYDITLKRVPMGINDVLTQLSGEMQAGAKEGSIDFIWINGENFYSTMQNGYLYGPFCQRLPNFRDYVDANTEITYDFGKPNNGYEAPYGKAQMVLLVDIKKTPTPPSTAADFFTFCKANKGRVTYPAAGDFTGTAFISCLLASAMGADQWKKLTAMNANDEKAIRDLVEPGLKYLRSLNPYLWKNGTTFPADSGTVYTMFQDGELVLHMTYDPFGWINDVKSGLIPDTTQSFILREGTVGNTNFMAIAKNAPHKAAALVAINEILSPKIQLSQYETLKTVTVLDVSKVDSNTQAAFKSVSLGKGTLSLSELLAHRLPEVSGGVITLIEKLWTSEVVGK; from the coding sequence ATGGAACTCAGAAACCGGCCGCTTACGCGTCGCCAGTTCGTCGAATTCGCAGGACTCACGGGTGTTGCAGCCCTATCGAGCGGCGCTCTGTGGGGTTGCGCCGCGAAATCGGGCGATTCCGGCTCGGCCGCTTTCAACATCGACAACGCCGATTGGAGCGCCATCGTCGCGGAAGCCAAGGGCAAGAGCGTCTCGTTCTACGGTTGGGGCGGCGATGAGAACCGCAACAAGTGGCTCGACACGACGGTTACTGACGCCCTCAAGAAGGACTACGACATCACGCTCAAGCGCGTTCCAATGGGCATCAATGATGTCCTGACGCAGCTCTCCGGCGAGATGCAGGCAGGCGCCAAGGAGGGTTCGATCGACTTCATCTGGATCAACGGTGAGAACTTCTACTCGACCATGCAGAATGGCTACCTCTACGGGCCATTCTGCCAGAGGCTGCCCAATTTCAGAGACTACGTTGACGCGAACACCGAGATCACCTACGACTTCGGCAAGCCCAACAACGGCTATGAAGCACCCTACGGCAAGGCGCAGATGGTCTTGCTCGTCGACATCAAGAAGACACCCACTCCCCCGTCAACGGCCGCCGATTTCTTCACCTTCTGCAAAGCGAACAAAGGAAGAGTGACCTACCCTGCCGCCGGCGACTTCACGGGTACCGCATTCATCTCCTGTCTCCTAGCAAGCGCTATGGGCGCCGACCAATGGAAGAAACTCACTGCGATGAACGCAAACGACGAGAAGGCCATCCGCGATCTTGTCGAACCGGGCTTGAAGTACCTCCGCAGCCTCAACCCCTACCTCTGGAAAAACGGCACAACATTTCCGGCCGACTCGGGCACCGTCTACACGATGTTTCAGGATGGCGAGTTGGTTCTCCATATGACCTACGACCCGTTCGGCTGGATCAACGACGTCAAATCCGGCCTCATTCCCGACACCACTCAATCGTTCATCTTGCGCGAGGGCACAGTTGGAAACACGAACTTCATGGCCATCGCAAAAAACGCACCCCATAAGGCCGCCGCGTTGGTCGCCATCAACGAGATTCTCTCTCCAAAGATTCAGCTTTCACAATACGAGACTCTCAAGACGGTCACCGTCCTTGACGTTTCCAAAGTCGATTCGAACACGCAGGCGGCCTTCAAGTCCGTGAGCCTCGGCAAGGGAACTCTTTCTCTCTCCGAACTCCTTGCTCATCGACTTCCCGAGGTCTCCGGCGGAGTCATCACTCTCATTGAGAAGCTTTGGACATCCGAGGTCGTCGGCAAATAA
- a CDS encoding ABC transporter permease subunit encodes MLLALLFAYGVLNGILQGFGIMPYLGLTTPTLEYYTEALTRSDLISSILFSLYVAAASSVLATMGGVTLSAVITRLRVGRTGRLASVQIPIMTAHTVVALSVISLFSGSGLLARVLNSIGVIGSQADFPTVVGSSQGWAIILVYLWKEIPFVAFSTFAIMGSISDRFSEAASSLGASPLRTFFAVTVPLSSPAIAKSFLIVFAFAFGSYEVPLLLGSTLPRALPVLAYIEYSSPELLDRAHAMALNGIMSFITLILAWLYLRIIQRERRGR; translated from the coding sequence ATGCTGCTGGCCTTACTCTTCGCATATGGAGTGCTGAACGGGATCCTCCAAGGTTTCGGTATTATGCCCTATCTCGGCCTGACCACGCCGACGCTTGAGTACTACACCGAGGCCCTCACCCGTTCCGATCTGATCTCGTCGATCCTCTTCAGTCTGTACGTTGCCGCCGCATCGTCCGTGCTCGCCACAATGGGAGGCGTGACCCTCTCGGCAGTCATTACGCGCCTTCGCGTAGGGCGCACTGGACGTCTCGCAAGCGTTCAGATTCCGATCATGACTGCGCATACGGTCGTGGCGCTGTCGGTAATCTCCCTCTTCAGCGGTAGCGGTCTACTGGCGCGCGTACTCAATTCGATCGGCGTGATCGGCTCACAAGCCGATTTCCCAACGGTGGTGGGCTCCTCACAAGGGTGGGCAATCATCCTTGTGTATCTCTGGAAGGAGATTCCATTTGTCGCGTTTTCCACGTTTGCCATCATGGGAAGTATCAGCGACCGTTTCTCCGAGGCCGCTTCGAGTCTAGGTGCCTCACCACTGCGAACGTTCTTCGCGGTCACTGTTCCTTTGAGTTCTCCTGCAATAGCAAAGTCGTTCCTGATCGTCTTCGCGTTCGCCTTCGGCTCATACGAGGTGCCGCTTTTGTTGGGTTCGACGCTGCCGCGTGCCTTGCCTGTACTCGCCTACATCGAGTACAGCAGTCCGGAGCTGCTTGACCGCGCCCATGCGATGGCGCTCAACGGGATCATGTCGTTCATCACACTCATTCTCGCATGGCTGTACTTGCGCATCATCCAACGAGAGCGAAGGGGCCGGTGA